The genomic stretch aggcgaacggaaaaggaaagaagccatttcagagtcgactgtcaaaagccagcgaataggaatcatgctaaaattagaaatcacagacgtactatagctcgtgatgtgacagatcgtactttatttattccactttatctctgaaaatgagatcatttacattttgatgtacttcattgaaacacgccagcttggcttagaaccagaatcggctagaaaggacaaacttcaaacaagatctccaacaaattacctgcacgtgctctaaacaaacttccgaaaacacaagctggtgatatttctccttactttttgcgagaactcattgcgattacatgtgtagaacacaagtgcaaaattttcttgtcactgtcgaggcacatcaaaaaacaattaggcaagcggagtaaaaactttttgttctctcgcatttaattttaaagccaaacaaaccagcaaaagatcgattatttctgtccttaaagagtacagatgattgttatttaattccagttaaaaataaaaattcgagtttcattcctgagcaaaggaaaaaacgactaaacaactttttagaaatatgcatccacttgaaataactcatccgtagaaataacaaacggtttagtgtccaagaaaataatttgtcgagtaacttcttccaccaactttaagctattactggtgtaccgttttgtcgttctcgttctctttctctcttctttcgtttctgctcttctgtcataggccgtccaggcatcttgcaaccttagtagattcaaaattaaaaatcttaacacataccaaaaactgcaattcaaagcaaaaagcagcccaaaacaaattaaaaataaaaactcagctttaagtttatatcgctccaatgcttgacttgaataactacgtagccaccagtgtgtcctgaccacagctatattatgttaaacctggactgaaaccagcgaaaaatgcaagaaaaatatattttccaaaccgtaccagaCCGTacttgaacacgaaaagcatcgactgtcaagagctttcctgacgtagcgtggctctgtagccacgtcgagccacagaaagagcgcgaaaattaagcctcgatcaggtgtgtgtgtgtgtctgatggcttgagcctgcgatccaatcaacaaccagtcactggtcagcggtcaacttcaaaaaaacagctgacctcgataaggtctatcttgagcccgctatatggtcacgtgatactggtcagcggataccttgttttgacaggtgtcaattgaccataacattgatgtccaatatcaaagatgtatgctgtaaactaaagagtgtcaaatggagtattgcctccttgatgagctctaaacttgagcccgtaatatggttacatgtactggtcacattggcatacatgaaggggcggacggacgtacgtacgtacctacgttgtacgtacggacgttgatgacgtcatggctataaaaccaaattttctcacatcgatgggttaccatattttcttaactatggtgctccgcgcgcgctcCTTCggcgtacgtacgtacggacgttgatgacgtcatggctataaaaccaaattttctcacatcgatgggttaccatattttcttaactatggtgctccgcgcgcgcgcgccttcggcgcgagcggagctccgctataaatgcCACTATCTACATTCCCCATTTCATTTTGCTGTTTTCCGTTTGAGTGAAAACAATAATGATGATCCTTCAGTATGTTGTCTCGATTTTCCCTTAGTGTTATGTCTTGAGTGACAATGGGCTTGCATTCATTCCCTTCTAACAAATCAATAAGCATTGATCGGTTCTTTGCTTTTGCTGCTTTCAAGTCCTCAGAAAACTGTTTTATTTGAtgttcattgatttttttggcaaaagaCGGTGCAGCGTCGTACATTTGCTTTTCCACTTTTCTCTGAGTCCTtaccttgtttttcttcctctttttatCGGCCTCATAATTATGCTTAATCACTAATAACCCATCCAATAGAACTATTTCGTTCTTTGAAGAATTAGAGCGTGGTATGTGCCACTGTTGTGGTCTTTCAGTGCACGTAAGGTCAGGTGGTATTTCATTCACTTCGCTTTCGGTAAAATCGAGTATTTTGTACAGCAATGCGCCAATATGCTTACATCGACCATTAGCTCCACCTTTGCAGTTACATGCCCCAGACGTCACCTGAGCCGTTTGCTTACTTAGTAATACTCTTGTCCTGTATAGTTTGTTTCTAGTAATGGAGGCCTTAACGCGGCtttcaaaaaaacagaaatgttCATCTGTCGTGTGGTTGAACTTTACCTTTTGCACATGTCCGACTTTATATAGAGCGTAACCTTCACACTTGCTTTTGAATGCACCTCGGCGAACTTTCTTCGAGTTACTTTCCATTTCTCCGGCTAAATGAGCAAACAAATAACAATGCTGAAACGGGGGCATTTGTTCCAAGGATAATGTCCAACCATCGCTGGGCCATGCAACTCTCTTGGGAAGATTACCGCTAGTATTTGTGATCGAAGCTCGCGCTCAAGTCGAAGTCTACGAAGATGAGTTCCTCCATTTGGAAGGACGATTTTCTTGTCCTGGCTAGATACTTGATAATCCTTTATCTTATTAAAGTCAAAGACACAGCTGGAGCCTAAGAAAATCGCTTTAACTCTTAAAATACTTACAGAACTACAAACCTTGCAAGTAATTCTCTTCGACTCCCAACCACATTAGCACCTCGACACTTTAACCAACGTTTAGTTGTTGATGATGAAAGATTTGAGGATCCCTATTTTTGAACGATGCCCCTGGGACATCGTCCTCAgtcaaaacaattttcttcttgaaattttcggactttGAGTGGCCTTGAATGTCCTTGTTTTCATGACTTTTCGCATCAgttgccgccatttttttttaactttcgtGGTCTTTACTACTTAAACCATAATGCACGGCGCGCGTGacgttatcatgcaaatgccCTATTCCTCTCTAATTTGCGTGAAGAAACTTTAGTTTGCAGTTTTCTTTAAGGCTAGTGTTTCTAAAACATGCACCCAAGATTTATCTCTATTTTCTACGGATGATATTACTTCTACAAAAATTCGTATCGGTCCCGGTTTCACACTAAGACAAATTTTTCGTCTAGACGAGTTTTCCGTCTCAGACGAGTTTTCCGTATCTAGTGTGAAAACGACTAATATAATCAACAATAGATCCGagaatttcatatatttttaattgtcttcttaaatttttaaaatgccaaTGTTATTACATGAGCTCatgaatgattttttttattcccttgaatgtagttttaataatttttagcatttttatcACTAATTTGTAATTTTGTCACCGCCCCACAAGCTTTTAGCTTTAAATTTAATATCGTGTGTAAATAAAggttgtattgtattattgcaATTTTATTAAGCGGCGAGTCCCTGTTTGTTGTATTCAGTGTATATTCTGTGGAGTGGTACATTAATTGGTATCGTACAAGCAGAATGGCACCGAAGAGATGAAATTGTTCATGATCTTGATTGCTTGGAAAATGGACTGCGACAGAAGCTCAGGTTACGAGCTTCTGATTGGGATTAATAAATTGTCTGCGTCGacggtttttttctttttaccggAAGGATCATTGCTTCAACTGCAGCGGCGATTTCTATCCGCGAACGCTTCAAAACGCGCTCACAAACTCCACGCTCCCGCAAAGATTGTGGTTTAGTCGGTAGAGAAGTGGTATTTTAACCCAAAGGGtcgtaggttcaattcccaccctagtcagagtttttctctgtccatgtgtgggcccattgcgattagtagggctaacgttcacatgTTTTATATGGGATACACAACTAGCACTTCACTTTACCCTCTAATCAgctaagtctgttcaaatataagtgctacacggcctacgtttgtaaaaacgtaatccttccgtGTTCATtgtcgtgactttaacatcttcagttcccacggcctgctcccgtctgaccttgtagctcaatcGGTAGAgcaggtcgtgggttcaattcccaccctagtcagagtttttccctgtccttgtgtgggcccattcccaCTAGTAGGGCTAACGGTAGGTAAAGtccgctacgagcctagaaggcccaccaggccggcgcttatctccggtttatGTAGCATGAGGCGACTAGGAATAattctacttccccctggatgggatgctagtcatCGCAGGGTTACTCCCAGCaattttgccggtacccatttatacacctgggtggagagaggcaccgtgagagtaaagtgtcttcctcaagaacacaacacaatgtccccggccaggacccgaacccggaccactcgacccggagtcgagcacactgaccatgaggccaccgcgcctcccacagtAGGGCTAAGGCTCACATAaatatatgggtagaaaactagcacttcacattaacctctaatagttaagtctatATCTTTGAAAGACCAATTTATCTGGACTACGAAAGATCATTGCAATAAGGAACGTTTCTTAAGCAGTAACCAAACAAAGAAAGTTTGGCAAATTCTGGCTTGAGCGGGATTCGAACTAATGATTTAAAACCTTAACGAATCGGATGTTCTCCACCTTGTGGAGGTACGCTATATCACTAATGCTGTGCGCCCAGAAGATATTACTGAAATGGTGCGGTTCATGACTATAGAGAAATCCAAGGGCTTCTAACTATATAAATCTACAGTAGATGGTAACTACTGAAATTACACCATCATTTAAAGTCTTTTTGGCTGCTAAATTGCGTAGAGATGCCTAAagaatttaggacttcaacggggtttgaacgcGTGATCTTGGGATTCGAGTGCGACcatctaaccaactgagctaagaACCTGATCATTCATGAAagaatcaacgaacgaaatgatatatgaaatgaataataTATATTGAACTGAGGATATGCATTCAAGTGAAGgtatgattctcgcagttatgaacgcaatttagtTAGCAATTGAGTAGAGgatcctgaaaaattcagaactttaacggggtttgaacccgtgacctcgccaTACCGGtgcaaaaaaccttttttagcTTCATAAACTTCAGTTCCTCGAAAATACGTTGTAAGATGGCCGAATTCCAGATTCTGTTGACGACTTGAGCTTATCGCCGTTCTGTGAGATTGCAAACATAACCGTGAAAACGCAACTTACTCAACAGAATaccgcgtttctgattggtcagtgatgAATCCATAAATAGATGAAATTATAGAGGCCGATACGGAAGTTtctatggaaacacagcaatATTGAgtcattttgttgagtatatgataaataaaaaatcgtaaaaatatACTTGTTCGTGCATTTGGCCACTCGTGATGTTTTAGTAGTTCTCAAATTCAAGAGCCGTAAAtttttgacaactttcaaaaCACCCCTCATGCCCATAAATCTAGCATGTTAAAGGACCCCatccagatagtcgggaaagagaaaaatactGCATGCGAAAAACGAGTGGGGGCTACTCGTTTTTGCActcagtttttttctctttcccgactatctgggggcctggaacaggctatcaTAAGTCACGTAATGCACTCACGTTGATACGGTGACGGTTTCCTATTCAGAGCGAATGCAATAAATAGAAGCCGACGTATAACCTCTTACGCTGAGCCTAAAGTTGCtcgaactggaaaaaaaaagtaatcaaCAAAAAagaatcaacaacaacaagcagcTTTAGCATGACTGTATCAACTGCCTTTTCACACTGTTGTAATTCAATATTGTAAAAACGTTTAGCAAATAAGGTACAGATAAGTTAAAATGATTGCAAAATCTTTTTCGTAAAAAATTAACTCTCTAAATCATTAACGTTGATTTTTGACAATGAAACTATAATCATTAGTCGTTTTGGTCGCTTGACTGTAGAAAATTGCGTTAAATACGGTGTGGCTTATGAGGGCTGTGATCCCCATTGTTACGTCGCAGTCAGTTAAAAGTGAGCTCCAAACCACCACTGGGTGCTAGAATTGCTTCCTTGTGTGCAGCGGAACTTGGTGTTAAATGCATCTCCATAATGACCAAAGTTGTCCTCGCTAGATACCGAACCAGAATTCGGCTGAAATTGACAGGGGGTAACTGAACTGTCAGTATGAAGAAAGTGACTTGTAGCGCTAGTTCCCTGCCAAAAAGGTACCGTTTCGTGAATTCCAATGTGCCCCCGAATGTTGATATACTCCACTTTCTTGCATTTGTTGCCTTCATTGTAATCGACAATATTGAGGTCGCTAAAAGTTCCGCGAACGTAGTCGGTGAAATCCACGCCGTGAGTGGGATAACTACATGTTGCTCGCCAGTGAGTGGAATGACTCTGCAGGGATCTCATTCGTGCTAAGCTCAGGCGATAGACATTCCAGTTAATAGCATACTCGTTTACAGGAGCGTCAAACTTGAGTGGTGTGTTCTTGAAAGCAGCAAGTGAGCGATACTGAGTTCCCCAAGACCAAGACATGACCAGGGTCCAGGCTGTACCGGGTTCGGAATTCAGGTCACAGTAAGCTGGGAAGCTGTTCCCTGCGTTGTCATAAAGTCGGTAGATGCCACATTTGGACTCTCCTTTCAACAGATAATCCAAGCAAGAGGTGGGACGCGATTCATCTGGGGTGATTGAAAATGAATTGCGACAGTTGCCTTcctgaaatacggaaaaaatCGATCCCTAATGAAAAGTTTTCCTCGAGGGTTTTGGGTGGAGGAAAATTTCACCAGAATATTGGTTTTTAAGCGTTCAAACTGATGTCTTACCTTACATCCCATTGTAAGATCTCCTATATTGTGTCCAACATGTCGCGACGCAACTTCAAGACTctgaaaaatagatttttttgctAATTAATACCCAGCGTTCCTCGAGCGAGCATGGAATTGAGGATGACGAGTAGTGGTTCTTAGATTTTCTTTCCCAGCGATATCCTTGTTCAAATCAACGAGACCGAAGAGAGATGTCAATCTCGTATAAGTATCAATACTAGAATACAGCAATGGCGTATTTGTTATAATAAATACCACAGTACTTCCAGACCAGTTAGTTGacaacattggaaaaaagaaggaaataagaaaaaatgccaGTTTTTCGGCGATTATCCTTTGGAGTAAAGGTCAAAATCAACTACACATTAACGCGACTGAGGTCTTCTAAATGGAGACAATCAAAAATTTTCCTCTCGTATTAGTATCAATACTAACTTTAAGACCAGTTAGTTGAAtaaaccattttacagttatgtgctcatttaccaggcctttgaataaaagcgaggctggagttgaccttgctttgatacaaacctcatgtAAATCATGTGGTAATGCCAACGAGTTTCTGTTTTcataacaagacgcctataagggcgtatccgtgggatgcacagacatttaacacaaattgtccagttacagtgaactaaaaCCActggtaaacttcggaaaatggggagagattaccagaaaagTAAAGCTATAATTTAACtagaagttatttgttgtaaaaacagaaagaggttatttcttattattaatgctactaaattatccagtggaaacaacgaggccctattaggggttatcgtaTTCAGATTGAATACGATCTTATAGCATTCCACCAGGGAAAGAAAATCCCTCCTTTTTACTAAAGAGTTCCATTTAAGAATTTTACACCTCTCCTCGTACGCCATCTCTTGTCTTCTTTGGTCTAAGGCGATTCGCGAGGCTCTTCTTTGTACCTTCTCGATTTCATGGATGTCTTTGACTAAGTGTGGTGACCACACCGGGCAAGCGTATTCCAAGATTGGACGAACCAACGTTTTGtacaaaattgagaaaatatctttatttttgCCGCCTACTGTGCGCTTAAGTAAGCCAAGTACCCTGTTTGCTTTATGGACTATTTGTTCAACATGTTTTGCCCATTTCAGGTCACTCGCCATAATAACTCCAAGATCTTTATAAGATCTTTCGTAACACGGTACCCGATATATTGTACCGCGTGTGGATCTTTTGTCGTTGTTATGTGAAATTCTCATGACTTCACATTTGGTAGAATTAAATTTCACCTGCCAACGATCCGCCCATAGGTCGAGGGTGGTCAGATCTATCTGCAAAGCAATAGAATCTTCCACGTTATTTATCTGTCGATAGATtttggtgtcatcagcaaataatttgGCAGTAGACGTGATAATGTCAGGTATGTCGTTCACGCAAATAAGGAACATAACCGGCCCCAGTATTGAGCCCTGAGGGACACCAGATATAACAGGCGACCAATCCGAGTACGATCCACGTATCAGAACTCTTTGTTTTCGATTGTTTAAAAAGTTCCTAAACCACAGGTGTAGTTGCCCATATATACCATACCTGTTGAGTTTAAAAAGTAGGCGCTCATGGGGGACACAGTCGAACGCTTTTGAAAAGTCCAGAAATATTACATCAGATACTTTTGACGAATTTCTTGTTAAGCACCA from Montipora capricornis isolate CH-2021 chromosome 12, ASM3666992v2, whole genome shotgun sequence encodes the following:
- the LOC138026447 gene encoding uncharacterized protein, yielding MASMMLMLFAGLGLLSLEVASRHVGHNIGDLTMGCKEGNCRNSFSITPDESRPTSCLDYLLKGESKCGIYRLYDNAGNSFPAYCDLNSEPGTAWTLVMSWSWGTQYRSLAAFKNTPLKFDAPVNEYAINWNVYRLSLARMRSLQSHSTHWRATCSYPTHGVDFTDYVRGTFSDLNIVDYNEGNKCKKVEYINIRGHIGIHETVPFWQGTSATSHFLHTDSSVTPCQFQPNSGSVSSEDNFGHYGDAFNTKFRCTQGSNSSTQWWFGAHF